Proteins co-encoded in one Erinaceus europaeus chromosome 2, mEriEur2.1, whole genome shotgun sequence genomic window:
- the CEBPG gene encoding CCAAT/enhancer-binding protein gamma has protein sequence MSKAPQQNSTPGVNGISVIHTQAHASGLQQVPQLVPAGPGGGGKAVPPSKQSKKNSPMDRNSDEYRQRRERNNMAVKKSRLKSKQKAQDTLQRVNQLKEENERLEAKIKLLTKELSVLKDLFLEHAHNLADNVQPSNTENTTASSENAGQ, from the coding sequence ATGAGCAAGGCACCACAGCAGAACAGTACTCCGGGAGTGAACGGAATAAGCGTTATCCATACTCAGGCTCATGCCAGCGGCTTGCAGCAGGTTCCTCAGCTGGTGCCTGCTGGCCCTGGGGGAGGCGGCAAAGCTGTGCCTCCAAGCAAGCAAAGCAAAAAGAATTCCCCTATGGATCGAAACAGTGACGAGTACCGGCAGCGCAGAGAAAGGAACAACATGGCTGTGAAAAAGAGCCGGTTGAAAAGCAAACAGAAAGCGCAGGATACACTGCAAAGAGTGAATCAGCTCAAAGAAGAGAACGAACGATTGGAAGCCAAAATTAAATTGCTGACTAAAGAATTGAGTGTACTGAAAGACTTGTTTCTTGAGCATGCACACAACCTTGCAGACAACGTGCAGCCCAGCAACACTGAAAATACTACAGCCAGTTCTGAGAATGCAGGGCAGTAG